A genomic stretch from Oreochromis aureus strain Israel breed Guangdong linkage group 17, ZZ_aureus, whole genome shotgun sequence includes:
- the phax gene encoding phosphorylated adapter RNA export protein: protein MAGGGDIMDGDLEDGEISGSSSDTEMGPATVAQEARPQVPSTFCGQSFQNRAYAQALPAEAYRSTGRTAESSDSDPESSDEEATVWRRKRQKVTIAPQPPACNARLGPTPLPAQGTTGGRKVNNIWGSVVQEQCQDAITAELGIFGMDGVGMSSRNVETYNFVLARKIMEKEREMEAQSNEGGEVSMLDAELEEYMKGRGSEENTGADAKRKRPAKERLGPRAEMDVKGRYEITEVDPEDKVIDEIAYRLQEPKKELIARVVKVVGKKKAIELLGETATLEESGGVYTMDGSRRRTPGGVYLNLLKNTPSITKAQIKQIFFEEQVKEYKSKKAAQKRRRHLVAKKMKQAIGTLNLQEHDDVSRETFASDTNEALESLEEAAEDEEAQEEAAVGTEETAVVYNAADLEVF from the coding sequence ATGGCGGGAGGCGGAGATATCATGGACGGTGATCTGGAAGATGGAGAGATCTCTGGGTCCAGCTCGGATACTGAGATGGGACCAGCCACAGTAGCACAAGAAGCTCGACCCCAGGTTCCCTCGACTTTCTGCGGCCAGTCTTTCCAGAACAGAGCTTATGCTCAGGCACTTCCAGCCGAAGCTTATCGCAGCACAGGTAGGACGGCAGAGTCTAGTGACAGTGACCCGGAGTCCTCTGACGAGGAGGCGACTGTTTGGCGCCGGAAACGCCAGAAAGTTACCATTGCTCCACAGCCGCCTGCATGCAACGCCCGGCTAGGGCCGACCCCTCTGCCCGCCCAGGGGACGACGGGTGGCCGCAAGGTGAATAACATTTGGGGCTCTGTAGTACAAGAGCAGTGCCAGGACGCTATCACTGCAGAACTTGGCATATTTGGCATGGATGGTGTTGGCATGTCCAGCAGGAATGTGGAGACTTATAATTTCGTCCTAGCTCGGAAGATAatggagaaggagagggagatggaggCACAGTCAAATGAAGGAGGAGAAGTGAGCATGCTGGATGCTGAGCTGGAGGAGTACATGAAGGGTAGGGGGTCAGAAGAGAACACAGGAGCTGATGCAAAGAGAAAGAGGCCTGCAAAGGAGCGACTGGGCCCCAGAGCAGAGATGGATGTCAAAGGCCGCTATGAGATCACAGAAGTTGACCCTGAAGATAAGGTGATAGATGAGATTGCGTACAGGCTGCAGGAGCCCAAAAAGGAGCTGATCGCTCGAGTTGTCAAAGTAGTTGGCAAGAAAAAAGCCATAGAACTGCTCGGAGAGACCGCCACCCTGGAGGAGAGCGGCGGTGTGTACACCATGGATGGCAGCAGACGCCGGACACCGGGTGGGGTGTATCTCAACCTGTTGAAAAACACCCCCAGTATCACCAAGGCCCAAATCAAGCAGATATTCTTTGAGGAACAGGTGAAGGAGTACAAGAGCAAGAAGGCTGCCCAGAAGAGGAGGCGGCATTTGGTGGCCAAGAAGATGAAGCAGGCCATTGGCACTCTAAACCTGCAGGAGCACGATGACGTCTCCAGAGAGACTTTTGCTAGTGATACCAACGAGGCTCTGGAGTCTCTGGAGGAAGCTGCAGAAGACGAGGAGGCACAAGAGGAAGCTGCTGTGGGCACTGAGGAGACAGCAGTGGTCTACAACGCGGCAGACCTGGAGGTGTTTTGA